A DNA window from Actinokineospora baliensis contains the following coding sequences:
- a CDS encoding alpha-1,4-glucan--maltose-1-phosphate maltosyltransferase: protein MSGRLGIDDVSPLVSCGRYPGKAVVGEHIPVRATVWREGHDAVAATISWRGPEDGKARRTRMRPDGLEPDRWVADIVPDTEGLWTFRVDAWSDPWATWVHAVEVKVAAGQQPEELANDLEVGARLLERVGRRPDRGGDRKLLVSAARALRDESMPLPARIAEALAESTRRVMHQHPVRELVTKGKPLQLWVDRKVALYGSWYEFFPRSTGGLDTEGKPVHGTFTTAAKELDRVAAMGFDIVYLPPIHPIGEENRKGPNNSVVAKPGDVGSTWAIGSADGGHDAIHPQLGTFEDFRAFVARARELDLEVALDFALQCAPDHPWVIKHPDWFTTRPDGTIAYAENPPKKYQDIYPVNFDNDPEGLYAEVLRVVLMWAEQGVRVFRVDNPHTKPPDFWEWLIRQVKAVAPDVLFLSEAFTRPARLYGLAKLGFTQSYTYFTWRTGKQELVEFGTELVAHADEARPNLFVNTPDILHESLQVGGPAMFAIRAALAATLAPTWGVYAGYELYEHQPVREGSEEYLDSEKYQLRPRDFAGALAEGRSLQPWITRLNAIRRAHPALQQLRTLRFHHVDNDALIAYSKTDPATGDTVVVVVTLDPRAPQEGTLWLDLAALGLDPDAAHNAYDEVTGQTWRWGQANYVRLDPWASVAHIVHIRR, encoded by the coding sequence GTGAGCGGTCGGCTTGGCATCGATGACGTGTCCCCCCTCGTGTCCTGTGGCCGGTACCCCGGCAAAGCCGTTGTGGGCGAACACATCCCGGTGCGGGCGACGGTGTGGCGCGAGGGCCACGACGCGGTCGCGGCGACGATCAGCTGGCGGGGCCCCGAGGACGGCAAGGCGCGCCGGACGCGCATGCGCCCGGACGGCCTGGAACCCGACCGGTGGGTCGCCGACATCGTCCCGGACACCGAGGGGTTGTGGACCTTCCGGGTGGACGCCTGGAGCGACCCGTGGGCGACCTGGGTGCACGCGGTCGAGGTGAAGGTGGCCGCCGGGCAGCAGCCCGAGGAACTGGCCAACGACCTGGAGGTCGGCGCCCGGCTGCTGGAGCGCGTCGGCCGCAGGCCCGACCGCGGCGGTGACCGCAAACTGCTGGTGTCGGCGGCGCGGGCGCTGCGCGACGAGTCGATGCCGCTGCCCGCGCGCATCGCCGAGGCGCTGGCGGAATCCACCAGGCGGGTGATGCACCAGCACCCGGTGCGCGAACTGGTGACCAAGGGCAAGCCGCTGCAGCTGTGGGTGGACCGCAAGGTCGCGCTCTACGGCTCCTGGTACGAGTTCTTCCCGCGCTCGACCGGTGGGCTCGACACCGAGGGCAAGCCGGTGCACGGCACGTTCACGACCGCGGCCAAGGAGCTCGACCGGGTCGCCGCGATGGGCTTCGACATCGTCTACCTCCCCCCGATTCACCCGATCGGTGAAGAGAACCGCAAGGGCCCCAACAACTCCGTGGTGGCCAAGCCCGGTGACGTGGGGTCGACCTGGGCGATCGGTTCGGCCGACGGCGGGCACGACGCGATCCACCCGCAGCTAGGCACCTTCGAGGACTTCCGGGCGTTCGTGGCCAGGGCGCGCGAGCTGGACCTGGAGGTCGCGCTGGACTTCGCGCTGCAGTGCGCGCCCGACCACCCGTGGGTGATCAAGCACCCGGACTGGTTCACCACCCGCCCGGACGGCACGATCGCCTACGCAGAAAACCCGCCGAAGAAGTACCAGGACATCTACCCGGTCAACTTCGACAACGACCCGGAGGGCCTCTACGCGGAGGTGCTGCGGGTGGTGCTGATGTGGGCCGAGCAGGGGGTGCGGGTGTTCCGGGTGGACAACCCGCACACCAAGCCGCCGGACTTCTGGGAGTGGCTGATCCGCCAGGTCAAGGCGGTCGCCCCGGACGTGCTGTTCCTGTCCGAGGCGTTCACCCGACCGGCGCGGCTCTACGGGCTGGCCAAGCTCGGGTTCACCCAGTCCTACACCTACTTCACCTGGCGCACCGGCAAGCAGGAGCTGGTCGAGTTCGGCACCGAACTGGTCGCGCACGCCGACGAGGCGCGGCCGAACCTGTTCGTCAACACCCCGGACATCCTGCACGAGTCGCTGCAGGTGGGCGGCCCGGCGATGTTCGCGATCCGGGCCGCGCTGGCCGCGACGCTGGCGCCGACGTGGGGGGTGTACGCCGGGTACGAGCTCTACGAGCACCAGCCGGTGCGCGAGGGCAGCGAGGAGTACCTGGACTCGGAGAAGTACCAGCTGCGGCCGCGCGACTTCGCGGGCGCGCTGGCCGAGGGCCGGTCGCTGCAGCCGTGGATCACCCGGCTCAACGCGATCCGCCGGGCGCACCCGGCGCTGCAGCAGCTGCGGACGCTGCGGTTCCACCACGTGGACAACGACGCGCTGATCGCCTACTCCAAGACCGACCCGGCCACCGGGGACACCGTGGTCGTGGTGGTGACCCTGGACCCGAGGGCGCCGCAGGAGGGCACGCTGTGGCTCGACCTCGCCGCGCTGGGGCTCGACCCGGACGCGGCGCACAACGCGTATGACGAGGTCACCGGCCAGACCTGGCGCTGGGGCCAGGCGAACTACGTGCGGCTGGACCCGTGGGCCAGCGTCGCGCACATCGTCCACATCCGACGGTGA
- a CDS encoding maltokinase N-terminal cap-like domain-containing protein, with amino-acid sequence MTTRPLPAVTSLAADLPGWLPGQRWFAAKGRDVASVRVERAALLVDGDPALLHVLLDADDERYQLLLGLTDEVPDHLRSSVVGRLADGSYAYDATHDAELMGGLLELFAEHSAAGGLDWLPEPGVEVQTGLRARPVGVEQSNTSIVFGEHYILKLYRRPAPGPNRDVELHRALVRAGSAQVAEPVAVVRAEGTVLGFAQRYLGDAAEGWATATASVRDLLAEADLHAGEVGGDFAGEAHRLGAAVAAVHADLAAALDVDTVGPAEMAAGADEMHARLDAALARVPALAEREGVLRAAFDAVRGLPGTQVQQVHGDLHLGQVLRTTTGWVLIDFEGEPDAPVAERNRTRSPLRDVAGMLRSFDYAALHLLAGEEPDNQRLTRAAEWADRNRAAFCDGYATAGADPRADPVLLRAFELDKAVYEVGYEHRNRPDWVPIPLAAIDRVARVG; translated from the coding sequence GTGACCACCCGACCCCTGCCCGCGGTCACCTCCCTCGCCGCCGACCTGCCCGGCTGGTTGCCCGGTCAGCGCTGGTTCGCGGCCAAGGGGCGGGACGTGGCGAGTGTGCGGGTGGAGCGGGCCGCGCTGCTGGTCGACGGCGACCCGGCGCTGCTGCACGTGCTGCTCGACGCCGACGACGAGCGCTACCAGCTGCTGCTCGGGCTGACCGACGAGGTCCCCGACCACCTGCGCTCGTCGGTGGTGGGCAGGTTGGCCGACGGCTCGTACGCCTACGACGCGACGCACGACGCGGAGCTGATGGGCGGGCTGCTGGAGCTGTTCGCCGAGCACTCGGCGGCCGGTGGCCTCGACTGGCTGCCGGAGCCGGGGGTGGAGGTCCAGACCGGGCTGCGGGCGCGGCCGGTCGGGGTGGAGCAGTCGAACACCTCGATCGTGTTCGGCGAGCACTACATCCTCAAGCTCTATAGGCGGCCCGCTCCCGGCCCCAACCGCGACGTGGAACTGCACCGGGCGCTGGTCCGCGCGGGCAGTGCACAGGTGGCCGAGCCGGTGGCGGTGGTGCGGGCCGAGGGCACGGTGCTCGGGTTCGCCCAGCGGTACCTCGGCGACGCCGCGGAGGGCTGGGCGACCGCGACCGCGTCGGTGCGCGACCTGCTGGCCGAGGCGGACCTGCACGCGGGCGAGGTCGGCGGCGACTTCGCCGGTGAGGCCCACCGGTTGGGCGCCGCGGTCGCCGCGGTGCACGCCGACCTGGCCGCCGCGCTGGACGTGGACACCGTGGGGCCCGCGGAGATGGCTGCGGGCGCCGACGAGATGCACGCGCGGCTGGACGCGGCGCTGGCGCGGGTGCCCGCGCTGGCCGAGCGGGAAGGGGTGCTGCGGGCGGCGTTCGACGCGGTGCGCGGGCTGCCGGGTACCCAGGTCCAGCAGGTGCACGGCGACCTGCACCTGGGTCAGGTGCTGCGCACGACCACCGGGTGGGTGCTCATCGATTTCGAGGGCGAACCGGACGCGCCGGTGGCGGAGCGCAACCGTACGCGGTCCCCCTTGCGGGACGTCGCCGGGATGCTGCGCTCTTTCGACTACGCGGCGCTACACCTGTTGGCGGGCGAGGAACCCGACAACCAGCGGCTCACCCGGGCCGCGGAGTGGGCCGACCGCAACCGCGCGGCGTTCTGCGACGGGTACGCCACCGCCGGTGCCGACCCGCGCGCGGATCCGGTGCTGCTGCGGGCTTTCGAGCTGGACAAGGCGGTCTACGAGGTGGGCTACGAGCACCGCAACCGGCCGGACTGGGTGCCGATCCCGCTGGCCGCCATCGACCGCGTCGCGCGGGTGGGCTGA
- the treS gene encoding maltose alpha-D-glucosyltransferase, which produces MTVQDTTAPDAALGLAGIPHTGEAVTADGHLTEPQAEDFHHARSAPPQAQWYKSAVFYEVLVRAFNDSDGNGTGDLRGLADKLDYLQWLGIDCLWLPPFYASPLRDGGYDISDFRAVLPEFGTVDDFSYLLDQAHKRGIRVITDLVLNHTSDAHPWFQESRQHPDGPYGDYYVWSDTDEAYADARIIFVDTETSNWTYDPVRGQFYWHRFFSHQPDLNYENPAVQDAMLDVLRFWLDIGIDGFRLDAVPYLFEEEGTNCENLPRTHEFLKRCRKVVDDEFPGRVLLAEANQWPADVVEYFGDAGIGGDECHMAFHFPLMPRIFMAVRRESRFPISEILAQTPSIPAGAQWGIFLRNHDELTLEMVTDEERDYMYAEYAKDPRMKANIGIRRRLAPLLDNDRNQQELFTAMLLSLPGSPVLYYGDEIGMGDNIWLGDRDAVRTPMQWSPDRNAGFSRCDPGRLYLPAIADPVYGFQAVNVEAHMNNTSSLLHWTRRMLQVRTEHPAFGLGDFTELGSSNPSVLAYLRTHGDDVVICVNNLSRFPQPVELHLSDYDGCIPVELTGGVRFPAVGELPYLLTLPGHGFYWFQITRPLEEGEPQ; this is translated from the coding sequence ATGACGGTTCAGGACACCACCGCGCCCGACGCGGCGCTGGGGCTCGCGGGCATCCCGCACACCGGCGAGGCGGTGACCGCGGACGGTCACCTCACCGAGCCGCAGGCGGAGGACTTCCACCACGCGCGCTCGGCACCGCCGCAGGCGCAGTGGTACAAGAGCGCGGTCTTCTACGAGGTGCTGGTCAGGGCGTTCAACGACTCCGACGGCAACGGCACCGGGGACCTGCGCGGGCTGGCCGACAAGCTGGACTACCTGCAGTGGCTGGGCATCGATTGCCTGTGGCTGCCGCCGTTCTACGCCTCGCCGTTGCGCGATGGCGGCTACGACATCAGCGACTTCCGCGCGGTGCTGCCCGAGTTCGGCACCGTCGACGACTTCAGCTACCTGCTCGACCAGGCGCACAAGCGCGGCATCCGGGTGATCACCGACCTGGTGCTCAACCACACCTCCGACGCGCACCCGTGGTTCCAGGAGTCGCGCCAGCACCCGGACGGCCCCTACGGCGACTACTACGTGTGGTCCGACACCGACGAGGCCTACGCCGACGCGCGGATCATCTTCGTCGACACCGAGACCTCGAACTGGACCTACGACCCGGTGCGCGGCCAGTTCTACTGGCACCGGTTCTTCTCCCACCAGCCCGACCTCAACTACGAGAACCCGGCCGTGCAGGACGCGATGCTCGACGTGCTGCGGTTCTGGCTCGACATCGGCATCGACGGCTTCCGGCTCGACGCGGTGCCCTACCTGTTCGAGGAGGAGGGCACCAACTGCGAGAACCTGCCGCGCACGCACGAGTTCCTCAAGCGCTGCCGCAAGGTGGTCGACGACGAGTTCCCCGGCCGGGTGCTGCTGGCCGAGGCGAACCAGTGGCCAGCCGACGTGGTCGAGTACTTCGGCGACGCGGGCATCGGCGGCGACGAGTGCCACATGGCGTTCCACTTCCCGCTGATGCCGCGCATCTTCATGGCCGTGCGCCGGGAGTCGCGGTTCCCGATCTCGGAGATCCTGGCCCAGACCCCGTCGATCCCCGCTGGCGCCCAGTGGGGGATCTTCCTGCGCAACCACGACGAGCTGACCCTCGAGATGGTCACCGACGAGGAACGCGACTACATGTACGCGGAGTACGCCAAGGACCCGCGGATGAAGGCCAACATCGGCATCCGCAGGCGGCTGGCCCCGCTGCTGGACAACGACCGCAACCAGCAGGAGCTGTTCACCGCGATGCTGCTGAGCCTGCCGGGCTCGCCGGTGCTCTACTACGGCGACGAGATCGGCATGGGCGACAACATCTGGCTCGGTGACCGCGACGCGGTGCGCACCCCGATGCAGTGGTCGCCCGACCGCAACGCGGGCTTCTCCCGCTGCGACCCCGGTCGGCTGTACCTGCCCGCGATCGCCGACCCGGTGTACGGCTTCCAGGCGGTCAACGTCGAGGCGCACATGAACAACACCTCGTCGCTGCTGCACTGGACCAGGCGGATGCTGCAGGTGCGCACCGAGCACCCGGCGTTCGGCCTCGGCGACTTCACCGAGCTCGGCTCGTCGAACCCGAGCGTGCTGGCGTACCTGCGCACGCACGGCGACGACGTCGTGATCTGCGTGAACAACCTGTCCCGGTTCCCCCAACCGGTGGAACTGCACCTGTCGGACTACGACGGGTGCATCCCGGTGGAGCTGACCGGCGGGGTGCGGTTCCCCGCGGTCGGGGAGCTGCCGTACCTGCTGACCCTGCCGGGGCACGGCTTCTACTGGTTCCAGATCACCCGACCGCTCGAGGAGGGCGAACCCCAGTGA